The Ignavibacteria bacterium DNA window ATTGGGAAACATTTTCCAGATACAGATGCGAAGTATAAAAATGCCGACAGCACAAAGCTTCTGGCTAGTGTCTATGAACTTGTAAAACAGAAAGGTTACCTGCTCGGGAACCTTGACGCCGTAATTGTAATGCAGCGCCCGAAGGTTGCCAAATTTATACAGGCTATGAGAGAAAGAACAGCACAGATCCTGGAAAGCGACACCGATCAGGTTTCCATAAAGGCCACAACAACAGAACATCTCGGCTTTACGGGAAGAGAAGAAGGTGCTGCTGCTTATGCCACGGTTCTTTTAGTTAAAAGTAAAGAGGTTTAATGCTTGAAGATATAATTGCATATATAAGTAGTTTAAGTCCATTCTGGGTCTATATTACATTATTTTTCTTTTCTTTCATTGAGAATGTTTTTCCCCCTTCGCCAAGTGATGTAGTGGTAATATTCGGGGCCTCGCTTATTACGGGAGGAGACCAGCATATAGGATTCATACCCGTGCTTCTGATTACAAGCCTGGGCAGTTCGGCCGGTTTCATGCTTATGTATTACGTAGGAATGACCCTGGGTGAAAAAGCAGTCAGGCATAAAAAGCTGAAATTCATTTCGCCTGAATCGATCGCAAAGACAGACGAATGGTTTAAGAAATACGGCTACAAGCTGATTATCTTTAACCGCTTCATGCCGGGAACGCGCTCTGTAATAAGCTTTTTTTCCGGATTCAGCGAGCTTGACGCTAAAAAGACTTTTATTTATGCCACAATAAGCGCATTTGCCTGGAACGTCATAATCATCTGGTTAGGCGTAATACTCGGCAATAACATTGAGGCCATAGACAAGTACCTCGCAATTTACAGCAATGCAGTCATTGGACTTACTTTACTGGCAGTTTTAGCCATAGTTATTAGACAGATTTTACTGAAACAAAAGCGGCAGAAAAGTGAATCTTAAGTTCCTTCAAAGAATCCCTGTTACACCGGAAGAAAGAAAATTAAGAAAAAAGCAGCGCATGCTGGGCTTACTAAGCGGCCTGCTGATGGGCCTGGCATTTCCCCCTGTACCATTCCCATTTACGCTTCTCATATTTTTGGGCCTCGTTCCCTACTTAAGTGTGCTTGAAAAAAAAGAAAAGCTGCTTGATATAAACAGGTTTACATATCTTACTTTTTTTATCTTTAACATTATAACTATATACTGGGTTGGGAGCTGGACCAGTGAGGCGGATCCGTTTTTGATGGTTGGAGGCATCCTCCTTCTTTTTATCAATACCGCGTTCTTTCTTATCCCATCCACTCTTTACTATTTTGCCAGAAAGACATTCGGAAACTTTACAGCGCTGATGCTCTTGCCCTTCTTCTGGGTTTCATACGAATATTTTTATATGATAACAGATGCAAGCTTCCCATGGCTTACACTGGGAAACGGGATGACGCATTTCCTGCACTTCATACAGATTGCAGACATCATCGGGGCGCTCGGGCTCTCGCTTCTGGCAATATACATTAATGCATTTTTCTTTCTGGCAATGAGGCACTTTAAGAGCAACAAGAAAAAGAGCTATATTGCACTTGCTGCGGCACTGGTGCTTTTTATTGTTCCAATTATTTACAGCACTTACCGCCTTAATACTTTTAAGGTCTCAAAAAATACCATTAAAGTGG harbors:
- a CDS encoding 2-C-methyl-D-erythritol 2,4-cyclodiphosphate synthase yields the protein MHLPFRTGFGYDVHAFAEGRKLILGGVEIPYEKGLLGHSDADVLLHAVSDALLGALSLGDIGKHFPDTDAKYKNADSTKLLASVYELVKQKGYLLGNLDAVIVMQRPKVAKFIQAMRERTAQILESDTDQVSIKATTTEHLGFTGREEGAAAYATVLLVKSKEV
- a CDS encoding DedA family protein translates to MLEDIIAYISSLSPFWVYITLFFFSFIENVFPPSPSDVVVIFGASLITGGDQHIGFIPVLLITSLGSSAGFMLMYYVGMTLGEKAVRHKKLKFISPESIAKTDEWFKKYGYKLIIFNRFMPGTRSVISFFSGFSELDAKKTFIYATISAFAWNVIIIWLGVILGNNIEAIDKYLAIYSNAVIGLTLLAVLAIVIRQILLKQKRQKSES